A single region of the Halorussus gelatinilyticus genome encodes:
- a CDS encoding ABC transporter substrate-binding protein codes for MPHRRNQSDGTNDSRRKFLKASGAGAVALSLAGCSGGGSDTNQDTSTKEQTPTKGDKVAEDITRGGTFVYGMAAKPDTSNILTSSSVYAGVALYRVYEFGNELDPVTQEVVPNVFTDWTIEKGDKPSVYFNMRDGLKWNDGEDFTKEDVLFTYRYCMENKPGNYASIVDPMEKIAESSKDKWDFRVDLSKPIGYWESDIVGGLPLLPKHKWEGKDYKKYNPMEANDNGPVGLGPGHLTKFDPDTSMQVVFDHDNYFETLSTLDWKKEHDQVIAGGPFLDKINFKVYGSRTAMTNAFLQGGIDTHYGSMKTSKMSEVKKKKGMKLVNGTSSGFSYFGFNVRRKPLDDVGLKQAMSFMFDEHFWIQRLQQGYAIKGDFAQTPGYAKPRPDYQFAGKDQVSTHPATNAFDFRNTEGATPDIKAVRKFLTSGQVIDGSSGTYAGKKYPGSLSGISASQSKAKYDYTFGPVKSKVLKDFDGADKEIRVDGKTIPEVMDGDAITMFIDPPKKTPKEAKAIQRWVDNLKKLGIPVKTQALSFNTMSSKVYYEEDFDIYPMGWGGTGPFGSSAYSFFHSDQADDLSDGNEDSFMYNSTGYGLSGGSADDLLSKARTELDPKKRNKTTAKALEKIYLDMPYYLMDYAKMRWPVNNEKFGGFISNLVDPPYASFGSEINNIHLKK; via the coding sequence ATGCCACACCGGCGCAACCAATCGGATGGTACGAACGATAGCCGACGGAAGTTCCTGAAAGCGAGTGGTGCTGGTGCCGTTGCCCTCTCTCTTGCTGGCTGTAGCGGCGGCGGCAGTGACACCAACCAGGACACGAGTACCAAAGAGCAGACGCCGACGAAGGGCGACAAGGTCGCGGAAGACATCACCCGCGGCGGGACGTTCGTCTACGGGATGGCCGCCAAACCCGACACGTCGAACATCCTGACCAGCAGTTCGGTCTACGCCGGCGTCGCTCTGTATCGAGTCTACGAGTTCGGTAACGAACTCGACCCCGTCACGCAGGAAGTCGTTCCGAACGTCTTCACGGACTGGACCATCGAGAAGGGCGACAAGCCGAGCGTCTACTTCAACATGCGGGACGGATTGAAGTGGAACGACGGCGAGGACTTCACCAAGGAGGACGTCCTGTTCACGTACCGGTACTGCATGGAGAACAAGCCGGGCAACTACGCCTCCATCGTCGATCCGATGGAGAAGATTGCGGAGTCCTCGAAGGACAAGTGGGACTTCCGCGTGGACCTGTCGAAGCCCATCGGCTACTGGGAGTCCGACATCGTGGGCGGTCTACCGCTCCTTCCCAAGCACAAGTGGGAGGGGAAGGACTACAAGAAGTACAACCCGATGGAGGCCAACGACAACGGCCCCGTCGGTCTCGGTCCGGGCCACCTCACGAAGTTCGACCCCGACACCTCGATGCAGGTCGTCTTCGACCACGACAACTACTTCGAGACCCTCAGTACCCTCGACTGGAAGAAGGAACACGACCAGGTCATCGCCGGCGGTCCGTTCCTCGACAAGATCAACTTCAAGGTCTACGGGAGCAGGACGGCGATGACGAACGCCTTCCTGCAAGGCGGCATCGACACTCACTACGGATCGATGAAGACCTCGAAGATGTCGGAGGTCAAGAAGAAGAAGGGCATGAAGCTCGTCAACGGTACGAGCAGCGGATTCTCCTACTTCGGCTTCAACGTTCGCCGCAAGCCCCTCGACGACGTGGGCCTCAAGCAGGCGATGTCGTTCATGTTCGACGAGCACTTCTGGATTCAGCGCCTCCAACAGGGCTACGCCATCAAGGGCGACTTCGCCCAGACGCCGGGGTACGCCAAGCCGCGACCCGACTACCAGTTCGCGGGTAAAGACCAAGTCTCAACCCACCCGGCGACCAACGCCTTCGACTTCCGGAACACCGAGGGGGCGACACCGGACATAAAGGCCGTCCGGAAGTTCCTCACCAGTGGACAGGTCATCGACGGATCGTCGGGGACCTACGCCGGCAAGAAGTACCCCGGCAGCCTCTCGGGCATCAGCGCGAGTCAGTCGAAAGCCAAGTACGACTACACGTTCGGTCCGGTCAAGTCCAAGGTCCTCAAGGACTTCGACGGTGCGGACAAGGAGATTCGAGTGGACGGCAAGACGATCCCGGAGGTCATGGACGGCGACGCCATCACGATGTTCATCGACCCGCCGAAGAAGACGCCGAAGGAGGCCAAGGCCATCCAGCGGTGGGTCGACAACCTCAAGAAGCTCGGCATCCCGGTGAAGACCCAGGCGCTGTCGTTCAACACGATGTCCTCGAAGGTCTACTACGAGGAAGACTTCGACATCTACCCGATGGGCTGGGGCGGCACCGGGCCGTTCGGCAGTTCGGCCTACTCGTTCTTCCACAGCGATCAGGCCGACGACCTCTCGGACGGCAACGAGGACAGCTTCATGTACAACTCCACCGGCTACGGTCTCTCCGGCGGGAGTGCCGACGACCTCCTGTCGAAAGCACGAACGGAGCTTGACCCCAAGAAGCGTAACAAGACCACCGCGAAGGCGCTGGAGAAGATCTACCTCGACATGCCGTACTACCTGATGGACTACGCCAAGATGCGCTGGCCGGTCAACAACGAGAAGTTCGGTGGATTCATCTCGAATCTCGTGGACCCGCCGTACGCCTCGTTCGGCTCGGAGATCAACAACATCCACCTGAAGAAGTAA
- a CDS encoding ABC transporter permease produces MTRISARYLGKRLVVSYLTLLVIMSLLFVLIRSMPGSFISTMITPELDQADIQQLRETWGLNEPIWRQYIEFMINYQTGDFGRSPTYKAPVWEVIISRFPRTLVLFGAAFIAQFIVGPLVGMYLGWWRGTRKDKTIFTSSLAVYSMPAFWLAWLVIWLFNYELGWFPSTYMFTKFAEFDWTVVNIITDVLKHITLPLVSIAFVSWVGAMLVMRPAMNNVTSEDYVFLAQAKGLSERTVMIKHAARNALIPVATQAIVGLAFLLNGSVIIENVFSWPGLGQVLVTSVLSRDYPVSQAAFFMLAILIVVMRLATDIAYTYLDPRIKFGGD; encoded by the coding sequence ATGACAAGAATTAGCGCACGATACCTCGGCAAGCGGTTGGTTGTCTCCTACTTGACCCTGCTTGTCATCATGTCGCTGCTGTTCGTCCTCATCCGGAGCATGCCGGGTTCGTTCATCTCGACGATGATCACCCCGGAGCTGGATCAGGCGGACATCCAGCAGCTTCGAGAGACCTGGGGCCTCAACGAGCCGATTTGGCGGCAGTACATCGAGTTCATGATCAACTATCAGACCGGCGACTTCGGCCGCTCGCCGACGTACAAGGCACCCGTCTGGGAGGTCATCATCAGTCGCTTCCCGCGGACGCTGGTCCTCTTCGGCGCGGCGTTCATCGCCCAGTTTATCGTCGGCCCGCTCGTCGGAATGTACCTCGGCTGGTGGCGCGGCACCCGGAAGGACAAGACGATCTTCACGTCGAGCCTCGCGGTGTACTCGATGCCGGCGTTCTGGCTGGCGTGGCTGGTCATCTGGCTGTTCAACTACGAACTCGGGTGGTTCCCCAGCACGTACATGTTCACGAAGTTCGCCGAATTCGACTGGACCGTCGTGAACATCATCACCGACGTACTCAAGCACATCACGCTTCCGCTCGTCAGTATCGCGTTCGTCTCGTGGGTGGGTGCGATGTTGGTCATGCGCCCCGCGATGAACAACGTCACCAGCGAGGACTACGTGTTCCTCGCGCAGGCGAAAGGACTCAGCGAGCGAACCGTGATGATAAAGCACGCGGCCCGAAACGCGCTGATTCCGGTGGCGACCCAAGCAATCGTCGGTCTCGCGTTCCTGCTCAACGGGAGCGTCATCATCGAGAACGTGTTCAGTTGGCCGGGGCTGGGGCAGGTACTCGTCACCTCGGTCCTGAGCCGAGACTACCCCGTCTCGCAGGCCGCGTTCTTCATGCTCGCCATCCTTATCGTCGTCATGCGACTCGCGACCGACATCGCGTACACGTATCTGGACCCGCGAATCAAGTTCGGGGGTGACTAA
- a CDS encoding ABC transporter permease → MSTETESSSQIDSLKERWRPRIERFRRGWDRFTQERMGVLGIIIMVMFILWALFPDFFAPHSMEWRAYLGTEAGRLTAEQAESLPHPPAFGDPFWAPLGTNYVGQGILTLIVRAADDALYIGFAAGLLSSLVGVPLGLISGFYGNTWIDETIQRVVDVMYGLPFLPFLIVLVAIRGITTTNIILGIAVTSWLNNCIVIRGETLSLKERSYVESAKVAGASDTRIVFRHIMPNVLPLAFVFLAQDAASAILAQASLAYLGLADFTANSWGLMLQNIKSNGYVFDAWWWLIPPGICIMLIAAAFYFIGFSMEDVTNPQEDS, encoded by the coding sequence ATGTCTACGGAAACCGAAAGCTCCTCACAGATCGACTCACTGAAGGAGCGCTGGCGACCTCGTATCGAGCGGTTCCGTCGCGGTTGGGACCGATTCACGCAGGAGAGGATGGGCGTGCTGGGCATCATCATCATGGTGATGTTCATCCTCTGGGCGCTCTTCCCCGACTTCTTCGCACCTCACTCGATGGAGTGGCGCGCGTATCTGGGCACCGAAGCCGGACGCCTCACGGCCGAGCAGGCCGAGTCGCTCCCGCATCCGCCGGCGTTCGGCGACCCGTTCTGGGCACCGCTCGGCACGAACTACGTCGGACAGGGCATCCTGACGCTCATCGTCCGAGCGGCCGACGACGCGCTGTACATCGGCTTCGCGGCCGGTCTGCTGTCGAGTCTGGTTGGCGTCCCGCTGGGACTCATCAGCGGGTTCTACGGCAACACGTGGATAGACGAGACCATCCAGCGCGTCGTCGACGTGATGTACGGCCTGCCGTTCCTGCCGTTCCTCATCGTCCTCGTGGCGATTCGAGGCATCACGACGACGAACATCATTCTCGGCATCGCGGTTACGTCGTGGCTCAACAACTGCATCGTCATCCGCGGCGAGACCCTCTCGCTGAAGGAGCGCTCGTACGTCGAGTCCGCGAAGGTCGCGGGCGCGAGCGACACGCGCATCGTGTTCCGACACATCATGCCCAACGTCCTGCCGCTGGCGTTCGTCTTCCTCGCGCAGGACGCCGCGTCCGCCATCCTCGCACAAGCGTCGCTCGCGTACCTCGGACTGGCGGACTTCACCGCCAACTCGTGGGGACTGATGCTCCAGAACATCAAGTCGAACGGGTACGTCTTCGATGCCTGGTGGTGGCTCATCCCGCCGGGCATCTGCATCATGCTCATCGCGGCCGCGTTCTACTTCATCGGTTTCTCGATGGAGGACGTGACCAATCCGCAGGAGGACAGCTAA
- a CDS encoding ABC transporter ATP-binding protein: MSLLEVNDLSVRYDADESKVHAVDGVNFSVEHGETFGLVGESGCGKTTLGKSLIQLLDANGYVESGEVWFDGTLPQWEDENGDPRREVIDDEQYPVREDGMTDLTELDDQDIRDIRWRNIALIPQSAMNALNPVYEVGDQIIEAILRHEPHTTREEADARARDLLERVGIEPERADDYAHEYSGGMKQRAVIAMAMACNPDMLIADEPTTALDVIIQDRILEEIEELQEEFDVSILVISHDISVMAEICDKLGVMYGGKMMESGPKHEVLESSANPYTLGLKNSFPTVKQEQTQLVSIPGSPPTLLDPGKGCRFADRCPFVVDECHTEHPPMYDVAAAEDGTRTEAADRHAHRSACYRVNELERMREDAAQEETWTETQTH; encoded by the coding sequence ATGTCACTACTCGAAGTAAACGACCTCTCGGTGCGCTACGACGCCGACGAGTCGAAGGTCCACGCCGTAGACGGCGTGAACTTCAGCGTCGAACACGGCGAGACGTTCGGTCTCGTCGGCGAGTCGGGGTGTGGCAAGACCACCCTCGGCAAGTCGCTCATTCAGTTGCTCGACGCGAACGGCTACGTCGAGAGCGGCGAAGTCTGGTTCGACGGAACGCTTCCCCAGTGGGAAGACGAGAACGGCGACCCCCGACGGGAAGTCATCGACGACGAACAGTACCCCGTCCGCGAGGACGGGATGACCGACCTCACGGAACTGGACGACCAAGACATCCGGGACATCCGGTGGCGAAACATCGCGCTGATTCCACAGAGCGCGATGAACGCCTTGAACCCGGTCTACGAGGTGGGCGACCAGATCATCGAGGCCATCCTCCGACACGAACCGCACACGACCCGCGAGGAGGCCGACGCCCGCGCCCGCGACCTGCTCGAACGGGTCGGTATCGAACCCGAGCGGGCCGACGACTACGCCCACGAGTACTCCGGCGGGATGAAACAGCGCGCGGTCATCGCCATGGCGATGGCGTGCAACCCGGACATGCTCATCGCCGACGAACCGACGACGGCCCTCGACGTCATCATCCAAGACCGCATCCTCGAAGAGATCGAGGAGCTACAGGAGGAGTTCGACGTCTCCATCCTGGTCATCAGCCACGACATCAGCGTTATGGCCGAAATTTGCGACAAGCTGGGCGTGATGTACGGCGGCAAGATGATGGAGAGCGGCCCGAAGCACGAAGTCCTCGAAAGCTCGGCCAACCCCTACACGCTCGGGTTGAAGAACTCCTTCCCGACGGTCAAGCAGGAACAGACCCAACTGGTCTCGATTCCGGGGTCGCCCCCAACCCTGCTGGACCCCGGTAAGGGCTGTCGGTTCGCCGACCGGTGTCCGTTCGTCGTGGACGAGTGCCACACCGAGCATCCGCCGATGTACGACGTCGCCGCCGCCGAGGACGGGACGCGAACCGAAGCCGCCGACCGCCACGCGCACCGGTCGGCGTGTTACCGAGTGAACGAACTCGAACGAATGCGCGAAGACGCAGCTCAGGAGGAAACATGGACCGAAACGCAGACCCACTAG
- a CDS encoding ABC transporter ATP-binding protein, giving the protein MDRNADPLVEVENLSKWFGMSQGVMDRLMGNEPSPVKAVDDVSFTINEGDIMGIAGESGCGKTTLGKLLVQLYEPTQGSIHFDGNDITEMSNDEEKKFRKRVQMIFQDPFESLNPRMTVFQSVVEPLRINDMYGGYDERRERVIEVLNEVGLSPAEAYLNEFPKELSGGELQRVAIARALVVNPDFVVCDEPVSMLDVSIRAGVLNLMKELQEEYGLTYVFISHDLSLIRYMCDRTAIMYLGDLIEQGPTEEVVMNPKHPYTEALFDAVPEVAPDAERKRANVTGEVPNPRNPPSGCRFHPRCSKIIPPQDWTGGQPAFRRAFQFKRKVLTGDLGPEDVETSGETATGRAAEELLEHGLSLEVPEEHRPASRSGTTIDPDQLELPREAESTLREAAERVVQEDYDGARDVLDGAFETICEQEHPDLREAGPQITACHLYEGESRKTRKAPSADD; this is encoded by the coding sequence ATGGACCGAAACGCAGACCCACTAGTCGAAGTCGAGAATCTCTCGAAGTGGTTCGGTATGTCTCAGGGGGTAATGGACCGCCTGATGGGCAACGAGCCGTCGCCCGTGAAAGCAGTAGACGACGTGTCGTTCACCATCAACGAGGGCGACATCATGGGCATCGCGGGCGAGTCGGGGTGTGGCAAGACCACCCTCGGCAAGTTGCTCGTCCAACTCTACGAACCGACCCAAGGGAGCATCCACTTCGACGGCAACGACATCACCGAGATGTCCAACGACGAGGAGAAGAAGTTCCGCAAGCGGGTCCAGATGATATTCCAGGACCCCTTCGAGAGCCTGAACCCGCGGATGACCGTCTTCCAGTCGGTCGTCGAACCGCTCCGCATCAACGACATGTACGGCGGGTACGACGAGCGCCGCGAACGCGTCATCGAGGTCCTCAACGAGGTCGGACTCTCGCCCGCCGAGGCGTACCTCAACGAGTTCCCCAAGGAACTGTCGGGCGGCGAACTCCAGCGCGTCGCCATCGCGCGGGCGCTGGTGGTCAACCCCGACTTCGTGGTCTGTGACGAACCCGTCTCGATGCTCGACGTGTCCATCCGGGCGGGCGTGCTGAACCTGATGAAGGAGCTACAGGAGGAGTACGGTCTGACCTACGTGTTCATCAGCCACGACCTCTCGCTCATCCGGTACATGTGCGACCGGACCGCCATCATGTATCTGGGCGACCTCATCGAGCAGGGGCCGACCGAGGAGGTGGTGATGAATCCAAAACACCCCTACACCGAGGCGCTGTTCGACGCGGTACCGGAGGTCGCGCCGGACGCCGAGCGCAAGCGCGCGAACGTGACCGGCGAGGTGCCCAATCCGCGGAACCCGCCCTCGGGCTGTCGGTTCCACCCGCGGTGTTCGAAGATTATCCCGCCACAGGACTGGACCGGCGGCCAACCCGCGTTCCGGCGGGCGTTCCAGTTCAAGCGGAAGGTGTTGACCGGGGACCTCGGCCCGGAGGACGTCGAGACCAGCGGCGAGACCGCGACCGGTCGCGCGGCCGAGGAACTGCTCGAACACGGCCTATCGCTCGAAGTCCCCGAGGAGCATCGCCCCGCGAGTCGGAGCGGGACGACTATCGACCCGGACCAGCTCGAACTGCCGCGTGAAGCGGAGAGCACGCTCCGGGAGGCCGCCGAGCGCGTCGTACAGGAGGACTACGACGGTGCGCGCGACGTGCTCGACGGCGCGTTCGAGACTATCTGCGAGCAGGAACACCCCGACCTCCGTGAGGCCGGACCGCAGATAACGGCGTGTCACCTCTACGAGGGCGAGTCCCGGAAAACGCGGAAAGCGCCGAGCGCGGACGACTGA
- a CDS encoding DUF916 domain-containing protein, translating into MADRTLLRPRKPVTMGSFLVVALVTAALFVPTFSGHLAVMNTVSIDATATDVAMSEDGDQLVVQIRIHNPTRAAFTASYGQLFGKVEGTQLTGTGNEVEETTVPAGETRTLTARISVPEEHRDRAARAAKAGNIVVTGQLDGRIRDQRVEVEVTEETDG; encoded by the coding sequence ATGGCAGACCGAACGCTACTCCGTCCCCGGAAACCGGTCACGATGGGGTCGTTTCTCGTCGTCGCGCTCGTCACGGCGGCGCTGTTCGTCCCGACGTTCTCGGGGCATCTTGCCGTCATGAACACGGTCAGCATCGACGCGACCGCGACCGACGTGGCGATGTCGGAGGACGGCGACCAGCTCGTGGTCCAGATTCGGATTCACAACCCGACGCGGGCCGCGTTCACCGCGTCCTACGGGCAACTCTTCGGAAAGGTCGAGGGCACTCAACTGACGGGCACCGGCAACGAGGTCGAGGAGACGACGGTTCCCGCGGGCGAAACCCGGACGCTGACCGCGCGAATCAGCGTTCCGGAGGAACACCGCGACCGGGCAGCACGAGCCGCGAAAGCGGGGAACATCGTCGTCACCGGACAGCTCGACGGGCGGATACGCGACCAGCGCGTCGAGGTGGAAGTCACGGAGGAGACCGATGGCTGA